A region of the Pseudobacteroides sp. genome:
GAGGAATGGTTTTATGAATATATTTTTTAGAGAAATTAAGGCCAACAGGAAATCACTGATAATATGGTGCCTATCCGTTGTAATGATGGTATTTATGGGGATGGTTAAATTTAAAAGCTATCAAACAAGCGGCCAATCAATTAACGATCTTTTAGGCAGCATGCCAAGTTCGCTTAAGGCAATACTTGGATTTGGCTCCTTTGATATGTCAAAGGCAAGTGGATATTATGGCATGCTTTTCCTATACCTGCAGCTTATGGCTGCTATACATGCTGTTATGCTTGGAGCTGGGATTTTAGCAAAGGAAGAGAGGGACAAAACAACAGAGTTTCTTATGACAAAGCCTGTCTCAAGGTATACCATCATAACATCAAAGCTTCTTGCAGCATTTTTTAATGTGGTTATTCTTAATATTATCACCCTTGTTTCTTCTATTGCCAGTATGCGTTCTTACAGTAACGGTGAAGCGGTTTCTGGGGACATAACAAAACTGATGTTGGGTATGTTTGTTACGCAGGTTCTTTTTATGTCAATTGGTGCGGGTATTGCAGCAATAAATAGAAATTCCAAAGTATCAGCGTATCTGGCTGCAGCAGTGCTTATGATCACATTTGTTTTAGCTAGGATAATTGATGTCAATGACAGACTTGAAAGCTTCAAATACATTACTCCCTTTAAATATTTTGAGGCAGAAAATTTGCTTCTTGGAAATGGATTTGAACCTGTTTTTGTGATTATTTCCATTATATTGATTTCTGTAATGTCAGCAGTAACTTATATATTCTATAACAAAAGAGACTTAAGCATCTAAAGTGGGAACGTTCTTTTTTGATCGTGCCTAAATAAATAATATTTTAATGGACATAATAATCAAGAAAACACTTTTTAAATACTTTTAAGGGAGTGATTTTATTATGAAAAACAAGCCAAAACCGGATGATAGAAGAGACAATGTAGAGAGAATTCAGAAAAATATAAATATGACCATTCACAATATGGAACTTGCCGATGAAATGATTCATAATACAGACGATGAAAAAATGAAGGAAGTGCTGATGGAGAAGAATGATAGAAGAAGAGATGCACTTAATGGGATGAGAAAAGAAATCAGAGATGAAGCAATTGACAGGGAAAACGGATATAAGTAATGATTAAAGAATTACTAACTAAATAACGCTACAAGAGCAGGATTGCACGGCTAAAGCAATTCCTGCTCTTTTATCCTCTTAGAAATCTTTTGCAAATTCTTGTGCTTTTGCGATTGTGTTACCAACAATAGCCTCAACATCCTGTCCTACTATATCCAAGTCTTCTGCAGATATTGTAGTAAAGTCTGTAATCCCAAAGAAGCCCAATATTGTTCTTAGGTATCTATCACCCATCTCATACATATTAAAAGGTTCAGAACTATAATCTCCTCCCCTAGAAACTATATTCACAGCTTTTTTCCCTTGTAATAATCCAACTGCACCTTTTTCTGTATACTTAAAAGTTATGCCAGTAACAGTAATATAGTCTATATATGCCTTAAGTATAGCAGGAATACTTAGATTCCATAGTGGTTCTGCGATAATATATTTATCTGATTCAGCGAATTGATAAGCATATTTTAAAATAGGATGCTTCCTACTTTCCTCAGTCTTAGGGCCAAAGACCGTGTTAATATCACTTTCTGTCAAAAATTTGATGTTTTCCTTATAAAGGTCAAGGGTTGTAATTTCATCATTAGGGTGGCTCTTCTTATAAACTTCCATAAATTTATCGGAAATTTTAAAAGTTCTTGATAATCCTTCTGGTTTTGCATTTGCTTTAATGTATAGAACCTTGCTCATATCATCTTCTCCTTTGGTAACTATAATAACTCTCGCTATGGACTTCTAGATAATTATACTTTTCCCTTTTCTAAATAATTTATTAATTGCATTTATGTATTATTTGTAAAGTTACACATGAGTCTGGGAAATTGGGGTGTATTCCACCTTTTCATAATATATATGGCAACTGCTTATGTAACCAACTGCTTTATATAGCATAAAATATATTATGAAAACCTATATTTAAGGAGATTCAAAATGTACGAATATTATAACAGTTTGGAAAGGCAGCCTGAGGATGATCAGCAGATAATGCCTCCATTCGGGCAGCCTTTTGGACAACAATTTGCTCCGCCATTTGGTCAACCATTTGGACAGCCATTTAGACCGCCCTTTGGACAGGGACAGCAGTTCGTTCCTCCGTTTGGTCAGCCGCCTGGGCAAGGTCATCAATCAGGACCCCCGACAGGGCGTCCGCCTTCATTTGTACCACAACAGCAGCAAGCTCCGGGAGTTGGGGTTTTTGCTATTGATCCTGGTGCCATAAGGCGGTGTACTTTTAGATACGTCTATATATGGCTCAACACAGGTGAGAGCTTCTGGGCATGGCTTGTATTCGTAGGCAGAAGGTCTGCTGCCGGCTGGAGATGGACTGGATTCCGCTGGATATACTTTGGTGTTGACCTTAGAAATATTGAAAGCTTTGTATGTTATTGATGGTGTAGAATAAACCACAAGGGCTACTGCATAGCCAACTGAAAATGTCAGCTTTGCATCAGCCCTTAATATGATTTATATCAGCAGTTTATGGGAATAAATATATATGTCTAAATGATGATATATGGTATAATTTATGGAAAAAATACTTTATGATGGCAGGTGACTATGGTGACACAGGTGCTGGAGCTTACGAATGTATCCAAGAGGTTTGGCAGTAAAGATATAGTGAAAGATGTCAATCTATCTGTATTTTCCTCGGAAATATTTGGTTTCTTAGGTCCCAATGGAGCAGGCAAGACCACTACCATTAGAATGATTGTTGGCCTTATAAAGCCAAGCAGCGGAGAGATAAGTATTTGCGGGTTTTCTCTCAAGGATGATTATAAAAGGGCCATGTCAAACGTAGGATGTATAATAGAAAGCCCTGACATGTATAAATATCTTACAGGTATGGAGAATTTGCAGCAGTTTGCAGCAATGGATAAGCGTATTACCAGGAAAAGAATTGATGAAGTGGTAGAAATGGTTGGGCTTACCAATCGAATAAATGACAAGGTCTCTACCTATTCCCTGGGTATGCGGCAAAGGCTTGGGATAGCACAGGCCATCATGGGGCGGCCCAAGCTGTTGATATTGGACGAGCCTACAAACGGTCTTGATCCGGCAGGAATCGCCGAGTTCAGGCATCTCATAAGGAGACTTGCATATGAGGAGGGAATGGCGGTTTTTATATCAAGCCATATACTGTCTGAGCTGCAGCTTGTTTGTGATACTGTTGCTATTGTAAGTAAGGGCAGAGTCGTAAAGTCTGTTAAGGTAAGCGAGATTGCGGGGGATGAGATTGTAGAGTGGCACTTGAATAATCCATCAAGAGCACTTCAAATACTTATGGAAAGATGGAATATAAATGGCGAGCAGACAAGGAAAAGCACTGTACGGGCAGGAACCGGAACGGTGCGTGTGGAAGATATTAATCAGGTGTTTTTCAGTGAGGGCTTAAAAATATCCTATTGTGAGTCCCATGGAAATTCACTGGAAGAGTTGTTTTTAAATCTAACTGAGGGTGATGAAATTGTATAATCTTGTACGAAATGAAGTTTATAAAATGATAGGTAAGAAAAGGCTCTATATTACTCTAGGCATTCTTGTTATAATTATTACTGCGTTTGCATATGGACAGTACCATTCACTTGATAGAACAAAGGAGAACCTCTCAAAGAGGATAGGTGTGGAGGCCACAAGTGATTGGAGAAATGTTTTGCAGCAGCAGCTTATTGACATAAAAAGAAGAATGGACAGCCCGTATTTAGATGATGAAAGAAGGGCTACAATGAGGGTCCGGGCTGAACAGATGCAGTTTTATCTTGATAAGGACATCAATCCTTTGGGTATTTCTGCAATAGTTTTTAGTACCAAGTTTATTGAACAGTCAATACCGATGCTTCTTTTACCCCTGTTAATGATAATACTATCTGCCGATATAGTGTCAGGTGAGCTGTCAGGGGGAACGGTGAAACTTCTTCTGGTAAGGGGTGTTTCCCGATGGAAGGTTTTGTTGAGTAAATATATTACCATATTACTGCTAGAGGCAGTGGTATTGTTTTTTGCACTTGTATTATCAATTGGGATATCGGGCCTTTTTTTCGGATATGGGGGATGGGCCACACCTGTAATAACAGGGTTTAAAGTTGTGGCTGGAAAGCTTGTTACTTCAGATGTTGTAAATGTTCCTCAATGGCAGTATTTGATGATGGTATATGGATTGGCTTATATTGTATCTGTAGTCGTAGGGTCTGTTTCCTTCATGATATCAACTCTGGTCAGAAGTACCGCGGCATCTATCGGTGTAGTGTTGGCAACACTTATGGGAGGGGCTCTTCTAAGCACTTTTTTGGAGGACTGGAAGCTTCCCCGCTATTTCTTTACCGCAAATCTGAGGCTTACAGACTATATTTCAGGATCACTTCATCCTATTGAGGGAATGAACATGACCTTTTCGTTAACTGTTTTAATAGCATGGATTGTTTTATCTATCGCAGTGAGCTTTGGATATTTTACTAGAAGGGATATTTTGGTATGAGAGGAGAACTAAGATGGCAAAAAAGATCTTGTGGTACAGTATTTTAATTATTTTTGTTATATCGCTTACATCTATTTGTGTAGGCTTTGTAATGGCTGTAAAGGTTTCCACAGGTCCCGTTGAAGAGGTTAGTAAGCCCATAACTCAGCAGTCCCCAGGAACAGGAGGGACTGCATCAAATGATCAGAAGAATGTAAAAATTCTTATCTTAGGAGACTCTATAGCCAAGGGTTCAGGTGATGAAACTGCCAGAGGCATTGGCGGATATTTGCCCGATAACCTTAAAAATTATACTGCAAAGGACATAGTTGTAAACAATCTGGGTATTGATGGGCTTAAGAGCGGGGAATTAGTGGAGCAACTGAAAAACGG
Encoded here:
- a CDS encoding ABC transporter permease subunit, which translates into the protein MNIFFREIKANRKSLIIWCLSVVMMVFMGMVKFKSYQTSGQSINDLLGSMPSSLKAILGFGSFDMSKASGYYGMLFLYLQLMAAIHAVMLGAGILAKEERDKTTEFLMTKPVSRYTIITSKLLAAFFNVVILNIITLVSSIASMRSYSNGEAVSGDITKLMLGMFVTQVLFMSIGAGIAAINRNSKVSAYLAAAVLMITFVLARIIDVNDRLESFKYITPFKYFEAENLLLGNGFEPVFVIISIILISVMSAVTYIFYNKRDLSI
- the tlp gene encoding small acid-soluble spore protein Tlp — encoded protein: MKNKPKPDDRRDNVERIQKNINMTIHNMELADEMIHNTDDEKMKEVLMEKNDRRRDALNGMRKEIRDEAIDRENGYK
- a CDS encoding FMN-dependent NADH-azoreductase, producing the protein MSKVLYIKANAKPEGLSRTFKISDKFMEVYKKSHPNDEITTLDLYKENIKFLTESDINTVFGPKTEESRKHPILKYAYQFAESDKYIIAEPLWNLSIPAILKAYIDYITVTGITFKYTEKGAVGLLQGKKAVNIVSRGGDYSSEPFNMYEMGDRYLRTILGFFGITDFTTISAEDLDIVGQDVEAIVGNTIAKAQEFAKDF
- a CDS encoding ABC transporter ATP-binding protein, translating into MVTQVLELTNVSKRFGSKDIVKDVNLSVFSSEIFGFLGPNGAGKTTTIRMIVGLIKPSSGEISICGFSLKDDYKRAMSNVGCIIESPDMYKYLTGMENLQQFAAMDKRITRKRIDEVVEMVGLTNRINDKVSTYSLGMRQRLGIAQAIMGRPKLLILDEPTNGLDPAGIAEFRHLIRRLAYEEGMAVFISSHILSELQLVCDTVAIVSKGRVVKSVKVSEIAGDEIVEWHLNNPSRALQILMERWNINGEQTRKSTVRAGTGTVRVEDINQVFFSEGLKISYCESHGNSLEELFLNLTEGDEIV
- a CDS encoding ABC transporter permease gives rise to the protein MKLYNLVRNEVYKMIGKKRLYITLGILVIIITAFAYGQYHSLDRTKENLSKRIGVEATSDWRNVLQQQLIDIKRRMDSPYLDDERRATMRVRAEQMQFYLDKDINPLGISAIVFSTKFIEQSIPMLLLPLLMIILSADIVSGELSGGTVKLLLVRGVSRWKVLLSKYITILLLEAVVLFFALVLSIGISGLFFGYGGWATPVITGFKVVAGKLVTSDVVNVPQWQYLMMVYGLAYIVSVVVGSVSFMISTLVRSTAASIGVVLATLMGGALLSTFLEDWKLPRYFFTANLRLTDYISGSLHPIEGMNMTFSLTVLIAWIVLSIAVSFGYFTRRDILV